The Panacibacter microcysteis DNA window GCCAAAGCAATGATGAAAAGTTATTTACAAGGCCACGCTGGCAGTACTTACCGGCTCTTTAATCCATTTGGTAACCGCCTGTACCCACAATGGATGAATATTTAGACATGGAATCATAGTAAAACTTTCTCCCCCTGCATGCAGGAAAATTTCCTTTCCTTCTTCTGCAATCTCTTCAAGTGTTTCAAGGCAGTCGCTTACAAATGCGGGGCAGGCTACCAGCAATTTTTTTACTCCTTCCTTTGGCAGTTCTTCCAGTCTCTTTGCGGTATAAGGCGTAAGCCATGGATCTCTGCCGAGTCTTGATTGAAATGACTGTTCAACCCTTTGATGCGAAAGGCCTAGTGCGGCCGTAGTCAGTTCCGTGGTAACAAATGTTTGATGCCGGTAACATTTTTGGTGTGCAGGCGATGCTACATGGCAGCAATCGTTCACTTTTAAACAATGCGATCCGGTAATGTCACCTTTATAAATATGCCTTTCCGGAATACCATGATAACTGAATAACAGCTTATCGAAGTCCTGCTGCAGGTAGGGCTTAATGCTTTCAGCCAATGCGTGGATGTAATCGGGATTATTATAGTAAGGCGCTATAGTGGTAAGCCTGAAAGGATAATTAAATTTCTTATGAACTTCTTCCATATACACAACAGCGGTTTCGTAACTACTCATAGCATAATGCGGATATAAAGGGAGCATGATCACTTCTTCAAGCCCGGGCACCTGCCGCATTAGTTTGTCATAAGCATCTTTAGGCGAAGGATTACCATAACGCATTGCAATTTCTACAGGTGCTGAAAAGTTTTGCTGTACTGCAGCCTGCAGTTGTTTACTAAGCACGATCAACGGCGAACCTTCTTTCCACCAGATCGACCTGTATGCTTCTGCGCTCTTTGGTGCCCTGAACGGAACGATGATACCCCTTACCAGCAACATGCGTAATATGTAAGGCATGTCTATAACACGCTCGTCCATCAGAAATTCATTCAGGTATTTTCTAACGTCTTTAACGGATGTACTGTCTGGCGAGCCGAGGTTGACTAATACAATGCCTTTTTTTGTCATGGTTCAAATTGATTGTACAAATGTATAAGAACATTTTGCGCGGGAAAAAGATCTATAAACGTAAAAAAAGTCTGTCCTGGTTTTCGGGCGCATGTTTTACATTGCTTATGGCAATTGTTGTTGCCCGCAAAAGCATTAGCGGGGGTCGAAAACTGCTGCATAATGTTATAAAGTACAAGAGTGCGACGCAACAGGTGCCACATGCTTATACTGCAGCCTGGTTCAAAAAAGAAAAATCCCGTCTTTGTAAAACGGGATCTGGGTTATATGAAATAAATGATATTATTTTTTTCCTTTGTCTGAGAGAAACATATCCAGCGCAGCAATCATACTTGGTGCCTGTGGAGCTGGTGCTTTAATTTCTACCTGCAGGCCTGCTTCTTCGATTGCTTTAATGGTATTATTACCGAATGCACCGATCAAAGTGCTGTTTTGAGAAAATGAAGGGTAGTTATCGAAAAGACTGCGTACACCACTGGGTGTGAAAAAACATATCATGTCGAATGCAGTTGTTTCCATTACCTCTTTTACGTTGTTGCTTACGGAGCGGTACATAAATGCCAGCTGGTATTCGCAGCGGTTATTCTTTAGCCAGCCAACAATATCATTATCCTGCTGGTTTTCGCTACATACATACAGGAAGCGCTCGTTTTCTTTGTGTTTATTGATAACATCAAACATGCTCTTGTTTGTGCCATCTGCACCATAGAAGACTTTGCGTTTGCGGTAGAGAATAAATTTTTGAAGATATAATGCAACCGCTTCGGTAATGCAGAAATACTTGGTATCCTGGCTGATTGCTACTTTCATTTCCTCGCACATGCGAAAGAAATGATCAATTGCATTGCGGCTGGTAAATATTACTGCTGAAAAAGAAGCAATATCTATTTTCTGGCGACGAAATTCCCTTGCAGGAATTGGCTCCAGCTTAATAAACGGATGAAAAGTTAGTTCAATACTGTACTTCCTGGCAAGCTCAAAATAAGGTGATTTTTCGCTTTCGGGTTTCGGCTGAGTAATTAATATACTCCGTGCTTGTTTTGAACTGCCGGATTTTGGGGCCCCATTCTTTAGCATGCTCTCTTTCAAAGTTTTATTAATTGCTAGTGCCTGATGACTGTTAACAATACCTTGTAAATAATAAACATAGGCATTATTTCAACGGCGCAAAGATAGATAAAAAAATGTAAAGGATTGATGTCAAGCGTTCCTCTTATAACGCGCAGCGATATTATGTAGCGGAATATTAACAGCAATATAACCACGCTGCCGGCAATCGTTAATATCACATCCCACATTTGCCCAGTGGAA harbors:
- the hemH gene encoding ferrochelatase — encoded protein: MTKKGIVLVNLGSPDSTSVKDVRKYLNEFLMDERVIDMPYILRMLLVRGIIVPFRAPKSAEAYRSIWWKEGSPLIVLSKQLQAAVQQNFSAPVEIAMRYGNPSPKDAYDKLMRQVPGLEEVIMLPLYPHYAMSSYETAVVYMEEVHKKFNYPFRLTTIAPYYNNPDYIHALAESIKPYLQQDFDKLLFSYHGIPERHIYKGDITGSHCLKVNDCCHVASPAHQKCYRHQTFVTTELTTAALGLSHQRVEQSFQSRLGRDPWLTPYTAKRLEELPKEGVKKLLVACPAFVSDCLETLEEIAEEGKEIFLHAGGESFTMIPCLNIHPLWVQAVTKWIKEPVSTASVAL
- a CDS encoding uroporphyrinogen-III synthase, encoding MLKNGAPKSGSSKQARSILITQPKPESEKSPYFELARKYSIELTFHPFIKLEPIPAREFRRQKIDIASFSAVIFTSRNAIDHFFRMCEEMKVAISQDTKYFCITEAVALYLQKFILYRKRKVFYGADGTNKSMFDVINKHKENERFLYVCSENQQDNDIVGWLKNNRCEYQLAFMYRSVSNNVKEVMETTAFDMICFFTPSGVRSLFDNYPSFSQNSTLIGAFGNNTIKAIEEAGLQVEIKAPAPQAPSMIAALDMFLSDKGKK